CTCTAATATGTTTTGttgatatcaaaaaaaaaaaaaaataaataaataaatagcatTCCTGGAGGCCACATAATTTCTCATATACTACTTAAAAAGCAACTCACCTTGCCATTTAGTTCTTCGTTAGGCTGGGCATTTGCAACAATAGCCGAGCAATAACGATCTATATTTTTTCCACAGTGTAATTGTAAAGTTGGATTGAAACGAAAATCTGTATTTTGTTCAATCATACGATTGACCACAACTAAATGACAACGGGGATCAAATGTGGGATCATCTTTATAGACTTTCAAACAATCGAGAAGGCGCATAGGATCCTCTTTGGAGCAATATTTATATGTCATTTCCTTGCAAGTATTAACCAACGTGTAATCAGTAGCACTGTCGCCTAATTCGGATTTCTTTACAAGAAATATGGCATGATGGCAATCGCTACCCAAACGAGGCGTATTCATGGTTAAACATTCTAAAGCCTACGGAACATATAGATTGAAATAGCATATAAACATTAATGAAGATCATTATCATTGATAATTAAATTGTATGTTAAAACTAAAAATGCTATAAATGAATTATGGTGAAGATGTTATATGACTTGCATTCTTGTTATTCACCTGCCCGGGCCCTTTTTTCTCTCCACAAAACTCTTCCAGTTCCTTTTTACAGGCTTTCGTTAATTTTGGATCTAGCTCCAATGTCTCCCTCTGTTGATATAATTGAGCTTTGACCTGCTGTCTGCATTCTTTTGGTATACGCGGTCTTTGACCACGAATAGTGTCGTTTCGCATTACTTCACTTAGACAGGCTACCACATCATTTTTCGTAGTGCTACCGGAACAAAAACGTACCACATATGGACGACAagcttctttaaatttatatgtaAAATGGTAATTTTTCAATGATATGATTTGGAAATGTTCAATTGCTGCCCGACATTTTAAATCTTGTCTGAGATCAGCATCATTCTTGTGCGAAATAAGGCAATCCATCATGTCACCACGATCTTTTCCACCCTTTAGTATATGATCACAATGAGTTTTCATTGCATCTGTACATACTGACATTATGACTGGATTTAATTCGACATGGGCCGCTTCTTCCTCTGTATAAGCGGTAACTGCTtcctgtaaaataaaaaaaaattaaaaaaaaataataattaattttttttgcatatttattAATTCTGTAGTATTGctgtactttattttaaagttatcaatgaATGGTCCAAGAGGGCTttattgattaaataaatgtttgaataaTGGATATTTAGGGAAGAGAtattggataaaatatttttattttttataaaagaaaatgtaTCGGTATTGTTACCTTTACATTGGCGAAAAATCATATTGTAATATACACAGAGAAAATGATCACGAACattttcccaattaaaattttaattgcgtttttaaaaatattcaattaaaaatttaattggttcaagttttttaattgaaacaaatatcaatcacacacagaaaaaattttcaccaacatatttccagttaacattttaatttaattttcaaaaatattcaattttaatttttgtgatttcaattaaaaaaattgttgaatcaattaaatttttaattatttttttttataactcaattaagactttaattggaaaaattttcgtgattttgtctgtgtactatcatttctgtgattgaagtcatttcaattaaaaattaattggatcagttaatttcgtgatcgcagacaaaaattattttttatgtgttCCAAATTTAGAAActgatttttttattgctttCGACTTGTCGGTAcacacaaattttgttttctgattcaatcatgaaattaattgattcaattaattttttaattgaaatatcttcaatcataaaaatgatagtatcacttaaaaattaattgaaagtctattacaaaattaattgatccaattagaaaataaattgatacttttaaattttgtgattgatttttgtttcaattaaaaaatttgttgaattaattaattttttttataactcaattaagactttaattggaaaacttttcatgtactataatttctgtggttgaagacatttcaattaaaaattaatttgatcaattaatttcgtgattgaagacaaaaattatttttttgtgtgttccaAATTTAGAAACTGATTTTTTAATGCTCTCGACTTGTCGGTAcgcacaaacaatttttttctgattcaatcacgaaattaattgatccaattaactttttaattgaaagatcttcaatcacagaaatgatagtaccaattaaaaaattaattgatacattaagttttgtgaattatttttgtttcaattaaaaaaattgttgaatcaataaaatttttaattgaatatgttttaaaactcaattaagattttaattagagaaaaatttttgaattttgtgtaGGTtacaaagtttgaaaaattcaattttcgattttttcggtcATTAGAAAGTCCCATTGCGACTTTTGCGAACGTTGAAAACTCGACTTTTGATTCTGtgacttttttgaattttggatGAGTTATTCTAATTTCCTCTTTTCTCCAAAATCAATTTGTGTTactatcaaaagtcgattaataGAATTAGCGAAATAaagaaattcgttttttttttttaacaaaaattcgatTAGTCTAACAATCAATTTTCCCCTTTTTGTATCTCTAAAGTGAACTCCAAAGTTTGAGTCCTCCGTCGACCTCTACTCCCCACTTACCCTACaagatttttgcaatttttccaaattaacttGCAGACAATCCATTTCTGCACCTTTCTGTGTATGATCAAAACAATAAAACGAAAGATCATCAATGCAGGCATCTTCCACTTCGGGAATTAAATCAACAGATACCGCTCTCTGACGCATAACTCTTTTGATTTCTTTGAAACAAGCCGGCCTAAGGGTATTCTGATCATCATCGCTGTAGGCCATTCTGTGAAGGCATGGCAAGATTAGAGGACCTCGTTCAGGATCCATTTGTACATTTGCTACATCGTCCCATTGTTTTTTAGCATGACAATATTTAATGGCATCATCACGACATTGCTTGTATAATTGTGGATCAAGTTTGAAATTTCTggcgacaaaatattgtatcaaTAGAAGAGAATGTTCACAATCTGGTGTCATTGCTTGCGTCCCCAGTTGTTCCATTAAACAGGACATAACACGAGCATTTCCACCATCTGTATCGGTGCAAGCAACATCTACAACCGGTTTACAATTACGTCTTAGTACTGGATCTACACGCCAATCTTCTCCAACATCAGagactttaattaaattttccaatgaTCTTAGACACTGAGATGTAATGCGTCTGTCTTTTCTCCGTTTTCGAGCATGCTCCATAAGGCAGTGGATAATTTCACCTCCGGTTCCTTGACCCATGCCTATATTGGAGAGTTTATCGACATTACTGCAGAACTTGGGTATATCATCGGCACAATCATTCAAAATCTCTGGCGATAATTGACCATCAGACATAAGCATACGACGATGGTCGTCTATTTCATTGCGACATTCTGGTGAAATTTTCGTACCGTTCTTCTCTACAGTTTCAAGGCAAAGTAAGATTTGGGCCAAACGAACCTGTTTGTCTTCTGACACTCCACGACGgcaatgattttgttttatatcgTCCTTACAGGCCTTTGCTAGACCATGTGACACACGATAATCTTTTGCTATTTCACGATCTCTTTGTGATATCTGTTCGCCACATCGTGTTGTCATACTTGGATTAGATTTATTCTTTACCAGACACTTAAAACCTCCCGGAGTACCGGGTGATTCTTGAGGACACAAGTGTTTTAGGTCCTCCGCACAAACTTCGAAAAACCTCAGGTCTTCATGTTGTTGGTCTATGCGTTCAATTGCTGCTCTACAAGGCTGACCCAAGACATCAGCCCCCGTCTGTGAAAGACATTCGGCAGTTTCGAGTTGTGACAAAGGTTTGTGTTCGATATTCAAACGACCACATTCGAGCTGTTGCAATTCTGTCGCACAACTATTGAAGAATTCTCCCAAATTTTCATAGTCTGCGAAGAATACCGCGACAATCCTTTTAATATACGAACGACATTTATTTCCATGCTCCATATTTTGGGCGGCACGCTCCTTGATGCAGGACCACACGTCAACAGCATTTAGACACGAGTCCAACTTGTCTCTATCCTTTTGACATGGTTGCTTTTTCAACAGGTTGTCCTCAATCCACCGACCTTTTAGCATCTCTTTAGTCTCAAACCAAATGGCATGTTGGCATTTGTCGGACAAAGCTTCGATTTGACTAGAAGTAAAAGTGCCCACACATTCTAAGACCGAGAGATTATCGGTGGATTTTATGTGACTACATGGTGCCTTTAAATCCTCACATTCGTGATTATCAATAAGTGTGTGATCTCGTATAGCAGAGTTTTCTATGACAGCTCGACGTGTTTGTTTATGTAGACCCTCCCTTGTTGCAGTCGTCAAGCCGGCCAATAGAAGTGTAAATAGAACTCTTTTGAACATATTCTTGTAGTTCCTTTGTCCTCAGTACTAGCTAACAcattggtaaaaaaatatttttcgtaaaaacTTTGATtcgatttgaatttatttaaaacaagctCAACGAAAGCAATTTTTAGAATGCTGGCAGATATGTCAGAACTTGAGAACTGATTATGCATACGTAACGCCTCGTAACGCAAAATGTCAGCGTCAGCTGTTCTCATCATACGAGGGACCGTTCTATCAATCGTATCAATTGAAGGTAATTTAGCAGGGTTggtaaagttgacacttttgtgattttttttgacacatttcgactgccaaaaacatttggtactttttcatcacaattgcTCTTTATagagttatagaaataaaatgttgacaaaattgtctatagaaataaaatgttgacaaaattttctatagaaataaaattctgacaaaattttctatagaaataaaatgttgacaaaattttctatagaaataaaattccgacaaaattttctatagaaataaaattttggcaaaattttctttagaaataaaattctgacaaaacacaaaattttctatagaaataaatttttaaaaaaatatagaaataaaattttcaaaaaattttctatggaaataaaatttggacaaaattttctatagaaataaaatttggacaaaattttctatggaaataaaatttggacaaaattttctatggaaataaaattttctatagaaataaaattttgacaaaaattttctatagaaatacaattttgacaaaattttctatagaaataaaattttgacaacattttatatagaagtaatattttgacaatattttctatagaaataaaattttcaaaaatttttctatagaaataaaatgttgattttctatagaaataaaattctgacaacattttctatagaaataaaattttaacaatattttctttagaaataaaattttgacaaaacacaaaattttctatagaaataaaattttcaaaaaatatagaaataaaattttcaaaaaattttctatagaaataaaatttggacaaaattttctatggaaataaaattgtcaaaaaaaattctatagaaaaaaattgcacaaattttctatagaaataaaatttttacaaaattttctatagaaataaaattttgacaacattttctatagaaataaaattttgagaaacatatttatagaaataatattttgacaatattttctatagaaaaaaatgttcaaaaaattttctatagaaataacattttgacaaaattttctatagaaataaaattttgacaaaattttctatagaaataaaattttggcaaaattttctgtagaaataaaatgttgacaaaattttctatagacataaaattttgaaaactaagattatttttagaaaatctaaaacaaattgtccaaatcggtacacgtatacttttacaatagcCTTTAAATTTGATCatgtaattttagcaccttttggcttcgaaaagtaaatttttaatacatttgtaGTTCTTTTTggtcaacatcatttatcatccctgaattttactactataaatACTTAAAATTCGTTTATTGCAATTTAATGGTAAAAATAAGAGATAAAGTCCGGTATGAAGCTCTTGCGAAAAATCCTGTTACATGTCAATAATACAGTATTgccatgcatttcttatgggagcaaaatgtaaacaatcgataacaacgcTTTACGAAatcttcggtagcaaaaataacaatgcatttcttatgggtagcgGAAATTTCGTTAGAGGTGTATACCGGCCttatacattaaaattcaatattAGGTCGATCCAATTTATAATTATCTGGATCGTCCAGGGTCGATGTGAGTTCTTTGAGAACATCATTGTCCATATCAACGGATTCTTTTATATGAAAGTAAGGACCAACTACCGCTGAAATAAGAAgaaaatgcatttcaatttagcttaaaaaattacaaaaattctcATTATACATACATGACATTGGAAGTATTTCAAACTTATTCTCTAGGATGGGTTTGCCTATTGTAGCAAATGATGTCCATAGATCGAC
This is a stretch of genomic DNA from Haematobia irritans isolate KBUSLIRL chromosome 4, ASM5000362v1, whole genome shotgun sequence. It encodes these proteins:
- the Glg1 gene encoding Golgi apparatus protein 1 isoform X2; this encodes MFKRVLFTLLLAGLTTATREGLHKQTRRAVIENSAIRDHTLIDNHECEDLKAPCSHIKSTDNLSVLECVGTFTSSQIEALSDKCQHAIWFETKEMLKGRWIEDNLLKKQPCQKDRDKLDSCLNAVDVWSCIKERAAQNMEHGNKCRSYIKRIVAVFFADYENLGEFFNSCATELQQLECGRLNIEHKPLSQLETAECLSQTGADVLGQPCRAAIERIDQQHEDLRFFEVCAEDLKHLCPQESPGTPGGFKCLVKNKSNPSMTTRCGEQISQRDREIAKDYRVSHGLAKACKDDIKQNHCRRGVSEDKQVRLAQILLCLETVEKNGTKISPECRNEIDDHRRMLMSDGQLSPEILNDCADDIPKFCSNVDKLSNIGMGQGTGGEIIHCLMEHARKRRKDRRITSQCLRSLENLIKVSDVGEDWRVDPVLRRNCKPVVDVACTDTDGGNARVMSCLMEQLGTQAMTPDCEHSLLLIQYFVARNFKLDPQLYKQCRDDAIKYCHAKKQWDDVANVQMDPERGPLILPCLHRMAYSDDDQNTLRPACFKEIKRVMRQRAVSVDLIPEVEDACIDDLSFYCFDHTQKGAEMDCLQVNLEKLQKSCREAVTAYTEEEAAHVELNPVIMSVCTDAMKTHCDHILKGGKDRGDMMDCLISHKNDADLRQDLKCRAAIEHFQIISLKNYHFTYKFKEACRPYVVRFCSGSTTKNDVVACLSEVMRNDTIRGQRPRIPKECRQQVKAQLYQQRETLELDPKLTKACKKELEEFCGEKKGPGQALECLTMNTPRLGSDCHHAIFLVKKSELGDSATDYTLVNTCKEMTYKYCSKEDPMRLLDCLKVYKDDPTFDPRCHLVVVNRMIEQNTDFRFNPTLQLHCGKNIDRYCSAIVANAQPNEELNGKVVQCLKDKFRKSLLDEECAQEMVKILQEQALNYKLNPLLQTFCKHEIAVLCNPENYVKEHGMVEECLKTAFLNEKIVNRDCRLEVATLIAEAKADIHVDPILEEACTDDLLRYCSNVKKGNGRKLKCLQTILQDHSKAMEEDCRLKLQRRIEMFRNADTVLVQPPENMEQLVNQVVTSPAKKFFIVILMTAVGMVFMLGIFFGRVTKRAMNTKNK
- the Glg1 gene encoding Golgi apparatus protein 1 isoform X1 produces the protein MFKRVLFTLLLAGLTTATREGLHKQTRRAVIENSAIRDHTLIDNHECEDLKAPCSHIKSTDNLSVLECVGTFTSSQIEALSDKCQHAIWFETKEMLKGRWIEDNLLKKQPCQKDRDKLDSCLNAVDVWSCIKERAAQNMEHGNKCRSYIKRIVAVFFADYENLGEFFNSCATELQQLECGRLNIEHKPLSQLETAECLSQTGADVLGQPCRAAIERIDQQHEDLRFFEVCAEDLKHLCPQESPGTPGGFKCLVKNKSNPSMTTRCGEQISQRDREIAKDYRVSHGLAKACKDDIKQNHCRRGVSEDKQVRLAQILLCLETVEKNGTKISPECRNEIDDHRRMLMSDGQLSPEILNDCADDIPKFCSNVDKLSNIGMGQGTGGEIIHCLMEHARKRRKDRRITSQCLRSLENLIKVSDVGEDWRVDPVLRRNCKPVVDVACTDTDGGNARVMSCLMEQLGTQAMTPDCEHSLLLIQYFVARNFKLDPQLYKQCRDDAIKYCHAKKQWDDVANVQMDPERGPLILPCLHRMAYSDDDQNTLRPACFKEIKRVMRQRAVSVDLIPEVEDACIDDLSFYCFDHTQKGAEMDCLQVNLEKLQKSCREAVTAYTEEEAAHVELNPVIMSVCTDAMKTHCDHILKGGKDRGDMMDCLISHKNDADLRQDLKCRAAIEHFQIISLKNYHFTYKFKEACRPYVVRFCSGSTTKNDVVACLSEVMRNDTIRGQRPRIPKECRQQVKAQLYQQRETLELDPKLTKACKKELEEFCGEKKGPGQVNNKNALECLTMNTPRLGSDCHHAIFLVKKSELGDSATDYTLVNTCKEMTYKYCSKEDPMRLLDCLKVYKDDPTFDPRCHLVVVNRMIEQNTDFRFNPTLQLHCGKNIDRYCSAIVANAQPNEELNGKVVQCLKDKFRKSLLDEECAQEMVKILQEQALNYKLNPLLQTFCKHEIAVLCNPENYVKEHGMVEECLKTAFLNEKIVNRDCRLEVATLIAEAKADIHVDPILEEACTDDLLRYCSNVKKGNGRKLKCLQTILQDHSKAMEEDCRLKLQRRIEMFRNADTVLVQPPENMEQLVNQVVTSPAKKFFIVILMTAVGMVFMLGIFFGRVTKRAMNTKNK